GGGCTGCCCAGCCCTGGCGGTCGCTGGCCTGGAGGCGGGCAGCGCCAGCGGCGGAATGGCGAACGTTCCCGCCGGGGCCGGCTCGGAAGCACGGATTCTCGCCGCCCTGCCCCTGCCGGCGGCGGTCCTGGAGCGGCTGAGCACCGAAGCGGGCGAGGAGGTGAGGAGCGTCAGCTGGGACCCGGCAGAGGGACGGGTGCGTGGCCTGGTCGAGCAACGGCTCGGAGCCCTGCGGCTGGGCAGCCGGCCCTGGAGTGATCCACCGGAGTCTGCGGTCAGCGCCTGCCTGCTCGATGCTTTGAGGAATGGCAGTCTGCAGCTCCTCCCCTGGACGCCCGCACGGCGGCAACTGCAGCACCGGCTGGTGCTGGCCCATCGGCACCTGGGCCCCCCCTGGCCCGACCGCAGCGATGGCGCCCTGGCCGCCGACCTCGACGGCTGGCTGGGGGAGCAAATGCTGGGGCTGCGATCCCTGGCGGAGCTGGCGGCGATCGACCTGGGGGAGGTCCTCTGGAGCGGCATGCCCTGGAGCTTGCGCTCCGAACTGGACCGGCGGCTGCCGGAGCAGGTGGCGATCCCCACCGGTCGCCTCGCCCGCCTCGACTACAGCTCCGGCGAACCCGTTCTGGCCGTGAAGCTGCAGGAGCTGTTCGGCCTCAAGGAAGGTCCCAGGGTGCTGGGGGGCCAGCTGCCGGTGACCGTGCAACTGCTCTCCCCCGCCGGCCGGCCCGTGCAGATCACCCAGGATCTGGCAGGCTTCTGGCAGGGCAGTTACGCCCAGGTGCGGCAGGAACTTCGGGGCCGCTACCCCAAGCATCCCTGGCCCGAGGATCCGCTCAACGCCACCCCCACCGCCTTCACGAAGCGGAAGGCGGCCAACTCACCCCCCTGAGCAGGTGGCCAAAGCCGAAGTGGGTGAGCCCTTCGGCAATGCCGGCGCAACCCTCGCCCCGGGCCAGGTAGGTGGCCGGCAACCGCGACAGGTGGGATCGCAGGGCCGCTTCGGCGTTGGCCACCATCACTCCCTTGAGGCCCGTTTCGAACATGGCCAGATCGTTTAGCGTGTCACCGGCTGTGACCACCCGATCGCTATCCACCTCCAACCAGCCCAGCAGCGCCTTCAACGTGGTGCCCTTGTTCACGCCCGCAGGGAGCACATCCAGGTAGCGCCCATCCGAGAGCAGGCAATCGACCCCTTCGGCCTCGAGGCGGGGGATCAGGCGGTGGTCCAGGCGCGCTGGATCGTAGAAGTAGGCCAGACGACGGTTGTGACTCTGGGGCTGGGCGACCAGTCCGGGCTGACCGTGCAGCAAGGGGCCCAGGCGCTCAGGCAGGCCCCGCCAGCGCCGGTCGATCGGCTCCACCGCCAGGGGGACCGGGCGCAGGCTCGCCCCACAGGCCACGGTGCAACCCACATCGCTGATCACCAGATGGGGGGCCAGCAGGCCCAGGGGCCTGTCCTGTTCCAGCACCCGGGCCACCGAGGCCAGGTCCCGGCCGGTGCAGAACAGGTGCAACACCCGATGGCGTTCGCGGCCGAGCCACCCGTAGAAGCCTCGGCGCCAGGCCGTCGAGCCCGCCAGCAGGGTGCCATCGAGATCCGTGACCAAGACCAGCTCAGGGGCGGCGGGCAGGGTGACCGCCAGTTGCTGCTGGAGCAGCCGGCGACGGACAGCGGGGACCAGAGCCGACAGACGCAGGAGATGGCTTCAGGCTAGGAACCTTTTTTCATTGGATCCCTTCTCCCAGGGGGCAGCCTGTCCCCCTGGCGCTCTGGCTTCGTGCAACTGCAGCAACCACGCAGACCAGCTCTGACTCCAGGCTGCCCCGCTTTTGATCGGACAACCTCGCCCGGCAACCAGCCCACCCCCCGACCATCCATCAGAGTGGCTGGGACCCAGAGGATTCGATCCAGCCTTGGCACGCTTCCACGCCAAGAACCGCCGCGACGCTTCTCGCCAGCTGAGCAGCGCCATGGTGATCGGCACGATCGGGGCCGTCAACATCGCTCACCCCATCGGCCGTGCGGTCTTGGTGATCGCCTGCGCCATCAGCCTCTATTGGTGGTCCTGCTACCGGCACCTTGAGCACTGAGCCCGCGACGTCGATGGAGTCCAGTTGGACCGATGGGGCCTCCCAGGGCCTCGCCAGCGACGCGGCTCTGATCAGCACCGGGACCAGCCGCAGGGATGGGCTGCCTCGCTACAGCGTGGCGAGCTTCAACCAGGCGATCGGCAACCTGCTGGAGCGGGGCTTCGCCCCCCGTTTCCTGATCGACGCCACCGTGTCCCGGCCCCAGCTCAAGAAGGGCCACCTGTGGATGACCCTGGTGGACGGGGAGGCCTCCGTGAGCGCCGTGGTCTGGGCCTCCCAGCTCACGCGATTGACCTTCCGGCCCGAAGAGGGCGACGGGGTGGTGGTGGTGGGCAAGCTCAACTTCTGGGCCGCCCGGGCTTCCCTGGCCGTGCATGTTCTGGATGTGCGACCCAGTCTCAGCAGCGTGCTGCGTCAGTTCGAGCGCACCCTGGAGCGGCTGGCCCCCGAGGGGCTGTTCGAGCCCGAGCGCAAGCGCCCGCTGCCGGAGGCCCCCCGGGCGATCGCGCTGCTCACCGGCGTTCCCAGTTCCGCCCTCGCCGACATGCTGCGCACGGCAGCCGAGCGCTGGCCCGCCACCCGCCTGGTGGTGGTGCCCATACCCGTCCAGGGAGCGGTCGAGGCCAGGATCTGCGCGACCCTTGCTGGTCTGCTGGAGCAGGCTGAGATCCTTGGGTTGGAGGCGATCGTGCTGGCCCGGGGAGGCGGCAGCCGTGAAGACCTGGCGGTGTTCGATGGCGAATCCCTGGCCCGCCTGCTGGCCCATTGCCCGCTGCCGGTGGTGACCGGCCTGGGCCACGAAGACGACACCACCATTGCCGATCTGGTGGCGGACTACCGAGCCGCCACCCCCACCGCCGCCATCGTCGCCCTGCTGCCCGATCGCCCGGCGGCCCTGCAGCGGATCCAGCAAGAGCGGCGGCAGCTGCACAGCCTGCTGCGCCTGAGACTGGAGGGAATCGCCCGTCTCGATCACGACCGTCGCCAGCAGCTCCAGCTCTGGCAGCCCTCCCGGGCCCTGGAGGCCCGCCGCCGCGAACTGGCACAACGCCGCCATCTACTGGAGGCCCTCTCGCCGGAACGGTTGCTGAGCAAAGGGTTTTGCCTGCTGCGCCAATCAAACGGCAAGCTGGTGCGCTCCGTCGAACAGCTGGCCCCAGGCAATGCGATCGAAGCCCAGGTGGCTGATGGCCGCGCCGAGGCCCTGGTCACGGCGGTGCATTCAACGGCCCATCTCCCCCCTCCAGCGCCCAGCTCCGCATCGACCCCATGAGTGCCAGCGAACCCGCCCCGACGAAAAAGCCCCGGTCCAAGGCCGGCGTGAGCACGGTTGTGCCGGGGAGTCCCCCTGGGGCAACCAACGACTGGGCCAGGGCCATCGCTGGCCTCAGCTACCACCAGGCCCGCACCGCCATGGATCTGGCCATCGCCCAGCTGCAGTCGGACGACCTGGAGGTCGAGCAGATGGTTGACCTCTACCGCCGGGCCCTGGCCTACGGCGAACGCTGCGAGCAGGTGCTGGCGGCGGTGGAGCAGGAGGTCCTCCAGCTCGACCCAGAAACCCTCACCCCAGTCCATTCGGCGGACGCCCTGTTATGACCAACACCATCGAGCCGAGGCCGTTGAACGCGCCAAGACCCTGGGTGGCCTGGATCTACCTCGCTCTGGCGGTGGCTGGTGCCATCCTTCCCTGGATGGCCAACCTGGAATTCATGCGTCAGTACGGCGCAGTCTTCGACCTGGGGTTGTTCGTGCGGTTGGCCAATGCCAACCCCGCCGC
This sequence is a window from Cyanobium sp. ATX 6F1. Protein-coding genes within it:
- the xseB gene encoding exodeoxyribonuclease VII small subunit, which produces MSASEPAPTKKPRSKAGVSTVVPGSPPGATNDWARAIAGLSYHQARTAMDLAIAQLQSDDLEVEQMVDLYRRALAYGERCEQVLAAVEQEVLQLDPETLTPVHSADALL
- a CDS encoding HAD family hydrolase, coding for MVTDLDGTLLAGSTAWRRGFYGWLGRERHRVLHLFCTGRDLASVARVLEQDRPLGLLAPHLVISDVGCTVACGASLRPVPLAVEPIDRRWRGLPERLGPLLHGQPGLVAQPQSHNRRLAYFYDPARLDHRLIPRLEAEGVDCLLSDGRYLDVLPAGVNKGTTLKALLGWLEVDSDRVVTAGDTLNDLAMFETGLKGVMVANAEAALRSHLSRLPATYLARGEGCAGIAEGLTHFGFGHLLRGVSWPPSAS
- the xseA gene encoding exodeoxyribonuclease VII large subunit, which produces MESSWTDGASQGLASDAALISTGTSRRDGLPRYSVASFNQAIGNLLERGFAPRFLIDATVSRPQLKKGHLWMTLVDGEASVSAVVWASQLTRLTFRPEEGDGVVVVGKLNFWAARASLAVHVLDVRPSLSSVLRQFERTLERLAPEGLFEPERKRPLPEAPRAIALLTGVPSSALADMLRTAAERWPATRLVVVPIPVQGAVEARICATLAGLLEQAEILGLEAIVLARGGGSREDLAVFDGESLARLLAHCPLPVVTGLGHEDDTTIADLVADYRAATPTAAIVALLPDRPAALQRIQQERRQLHSLLRLRLEGIARLDHDRRQQLQLWQPSRALEARRRELAQRRHLLEALSPERLLSKGFCLLRQSNGKLVRSVEQLAPGNAIEAQVADGRAEALVTAVHSTAHLPPPAPSSASTP